ACGTGCGCCCGGCGCCGATGCTGGGGCAACACACCGACGATATCCTCGGGCAACGGTTGGGCCTGTCAGCGGAGCAACTGGCCCATCTCAAAGAGCGCGGTATCGTCGAGCAGAAGGCTTAGACCAGGGTAGAGCGGTCGATTTGCGCGATGGAGGTCACGCCCGTGAGGGTCATGGCCACGCGCATTTCCTTGGCAAAGATGTCCAGCAGGTTTTCCACACCGTGCTGGCCATCGGCGGCCAGCGCGTAGGCGGTAGCGCGTCCCAACAGGCAGGCCTTGGCACCCAGGGCGAGCATGCGCACCACGTCGAGCCCGGAGCGGATGCCGGAGTCCACCAGCACCGTGAGGTCATCGCCCACGGCTTCGGCAATCGCCGGCAAGGCCTTGGCGGTGGACAACACGCCGTCCAGCTGACGGCCGCCGTGGTTGGATACCACAATGCCGTCGGCCCCGAAACTCACGGCGTCCTTGGCATCCTGAGGGTCGAGGATGCCCTTGATGATCATCGGGCCTTTCCAGAAGTCACGGATCCACTCCAAGTCTTTCCAACTGATCGACGCGTCGAAATTGTTTGCCAGCCAACCGATGTAGTCTTCCAAGTGAGTCGGTTTGCCCAGGTACTTGGAGATATTGCCCAGGTCGTGGGGGCGGCCCATCAAGCCCACATCGAAAGCCCATTGCGGCTTGGTGACGGCTTGCAGCATGCGCCGCTGTGCCGCGAACGGCCCGGACATGCCCGAGTGCGCGTCACGGTAGCGTGCGCCGGGCGTCGGCATGTCCACGGTAAACACCAGCGTCGTAACGCCCGCGGCCTGGGCGCGCTCCAGCGCATTGCGCATGAAACCACGGTCCTTGAGCACGTAGAGCTGGAACCAGATCGCCTGCGCACTTTGCGACGCGACTTCTTCAATCGGGCACACCGACACCGTCGACAGGCAGAACGGGATGCCCTTGTTCGCCGCTGCCTTTGCCGCCTGCACTTCACCCCGTCGCGCATACATGCCGGTCAGGCCCACCGGGCTTAGGATGACCGGCATGTCTAATTCCCGGCCAAACAGCGTGGTCTTGAGGCTCAGGTTGTCGACATTGCGCAGGATGCGCTGGCGCAGGCTGATCTCGGCCAGGTCCGAACTGTTCGCACGCATCGTGTGCTCGGCGTAGGCACCGCCGTCGATGTAGTCGAACAGGAAGCGCGGCAGCTTGCGCTTGGCAGCTGCGCGGTAGTCGGAGGCAGACGAGATGATCATGAACAGTGGCTCCACAGGGCAAGGTAGGTTAAGGATAGGCAAACATCTGTCATGATAAAAACAACTTTTATCACTAGTAGCCAGTCGCGAAAGGAATACCGATGAACCTGAGAACCGTGCAGGCCTTTGTCGAAGTGGTGCGCCAGGGTGGTTTCTCCCAGGCCGCCGAAGTGGTGTCCCTGACCCAATCCACCGTGAGCAAGGCAGTTAAGACGCTGGAAGACGAACTGGGGATGCCGTTGCTCAACCGCTTGGGCCACCGCAACGAACTCACCGCCGCTGGCGAAATCGCCTATCGCCGTGGCCTGGTGATGCTCGCTGAGCGCAACGACCTGGTGGCCGAAATCAACGACCTGCGCGGCCTCAAGCGCGGCCAGCTGCGCATCGGCCTGCCGCCGGTAGGCTGCGGCGTGTTGTTTGCGACCATGTTCGCCACTTACCGCAGCCGCTACCCGCACATCGACATCGAACTCACCGAATACGGCAGCAAAAAACTGCGCGAATGCCTGGAAGCAGGGAGATCGACCTGGCGGCCCTGTTGTTGCCGACAGACGAAGCGTTCGACTTCCAGCCCGTGCGCAACGAACCGCTGATCGCTGTGCTGCCCATGGACCACCCCCTGGCCCAGCGTAAGCGCATCGACTTCACCGACCTTGCGGACTCGCCGTTCATCCTGTTCGAAGCCGGCTTTGCCCTCAACGCCAAAATCCTCGCCGCGTGCGAACGCAAAGGCGTCACGCCACGGGTGACCGCCCGCAGCGGGCAGATCGACTTCATCGTCGACCTGGTGGCCGCCGGCCTGGGCGTGGCCTTCCTGCCGCGTATGCTGGCGCACAAGCATCAACACAACGGTATCGCCCT
The Pseudomonas poae DNA segment above includes these coding regions:
- a CDS encoding alpha-hydroxy-acid oxidizing protein, which translates into the protein MIISSASDYRAAAKRKLPRFLFDYIDGGAYAEHTMRANSSDLAEISLRQRILRNVDNLSLKTTLFGRELDMPVILSPVGLTGMYARRGEVQAAKAAANKGIPFCLSTVSVCPIEEVASQSAQAIWFQLYVLKDRGFMRNALERAQAAGVTTLVFTVDMPTPGARYRDAHSGMSGPFAAQRRMLQAVTKPQWAFDVGLMGRPHDLGNISKYLGKPTHLEDYIGWLANNFDASISWKDLEWIRDFWKGPMIIKGILDPQDAKDAVSFGADGIVVSNHGGRQLDGVLSTAKALPAIAEAVGDDLTVLVDSGIRSGLDVVRMLALGAKACLLGRATAYALAADGQHGVENLLDIFAKEMRVAMTLTGVTSIAQIDRSTLV